From Rhodococcus sp. B7740, one genomic window encodes:
- a CDS encoding SDR family NAD(P)-dependent oxidoreductase, with protein MNAIDPTDLETCLRVLKQAAELDKNHPDSIAVQRASGAMFKDLKRARRVAARNAVNAADRAVVAATATGSPDRIDDETAGLSLTSRAEGDIAGTLIKARPCYICKQRYTHVDSFYHQLCPECATLNRGKRNARTDLSGRRALLTGGRAKIGMYIALRLLRDGAHTTITTRFPNDAVRRFAAMDDSDQWLHRLRVVGIDLRDPAQVVALADSVAAEGPLDILINNAAQTVKRSPGSYSALADAEAEPLPAALTEGAGPQRITFGKTSDAHPASLASSLPATAIGGRSTAALSADDVASLAMVAGSVTAERIESGLAIDAGGLVPDLAETNSWIHTVEQVDPVELLEVQLCNSVAPFILVSRLRTAMEASDARRKYVVNVSAMEGQFGRAYKGPGHPHTNMAKAALNMLTRTSAKEMLDSGILMTAVDTGWITDERPHPTKMRLADEGFHAPLDLVDGAARVYDPIVQGELGNDLYGSFLKDYQPSPW; from the coding sequence ATGAACGCGATCGACCCGACCGATCTCGAGACGTGCCTGCGCGTGCTGAAGCAGGCGGCCGAGCTGGACAAGAACCATCCCGATTCGATCGCTGTCCAGCGCGCCTCCGGTGCCATGTTCAAGGACCTCAAGCGTGCGCGACGCGTCGCGGCACGCAACGCCGTCAACGCGGCCGACCGCGCCGTCGTCGCCGCCACCGCAACAGGATCCCCGGACCGAATCGACGACGAAACAGCAGGCCTCTCCCTGACCTCCCGCGCCGAGGGAGATATCGCAGGCACGCTGATCAAGGCCCGCCCCTGCTACATCTGCAAGCAGCGCTACACCCACGTCGACTCGTTCTATCACCAGCTGTGCCCGGAGTGTGCGACGCTCAACCGCGGCAAGCGCAACGCTCGAACCGACCTGTCCGGACGCCGGGCGTTGCTGACCGGCGGGCGAGCGAAGATCGGTATGTACATCGCTCTTCGACTGCTCCGCGACGGTGCCCACACCACGATCACCACTCGCTTCCCGAACGATGCCGTACGTCGCTTCGCCGCGATGGACGACAGCGATCAGTGGCTGCACCGTCTGCGCGTCGTCGGTATCGATCTTCGCGATCCGGCTCAGGTGGTGGCACTTGCCGACTCCGTCGCCGCCGAGGGGCCTCTGGACATCCTGATCAACAACGCCGCTCAGACCGTCAAACGCTCCCCCGGTTCCTACAGTGCACTGGCCGATGCGGAAGCCGAACCATTGCCCGCCGCCCTGACCGAGGGGGCAGGACCGCAGCGAATCACGTTCGGCAAGACCAGCGATGCGCACCCCGCGTCACTGGCGAGTTCGTTGCCCGCCACGGCGATCGGCGGCCGATCGACTGCTGCCCTGAGCGCGGACGACGTGGCCTCCCTCGCCATGGTCGCCGGCTCGGTCACGGCCGAGAGGATCGAGAGCGGGCTCGCCATCGACGCCGGGGGTCTGGTACCCGATCTCGCCGAGACCAACAGCTGGATCCACACCGTCGAGCAGGTCGACCCGGTGGAACTGCTCGAGGTGCAGCTCTGCAATTCCGTCGCACCCTTCATCCTGGTCTCGCGGCTCCGCACCGCGATGGAGGCCTCCGACGCTCGACGAAAGTACGTCGTCAACGTCTCCGCCATGGAGGGCCAGTTCGGCCGCGCATACAAGGGGCCGGGCCATCCCCACACCAACATGGCCAAGGCCGCGCTGAACATGCTGACGCGCACCAGCGCGAAGGAGATGCTCGACAGCGGAATCCTGATGACCGCCGTCGACACCGGCTGGATCACCGACGAACGGCCGCACCCCACCAAGATGCGGCTCGCCGACGAGGGTTTTCATGCTCCACTCGACCTGGTCGACGGGGCCGCGCGGGTGTACGACCCGATCGTCCAGGGAGAGCTCGGAAACGACCTGTACGGCTCGTTCCTCAAGGATTATCAGCCCTCACCCTGGTGA
- a CDS encoding glutamate-cysteine ligase family protein — MGEDVERRKFTRQDRHEFRQKVQDCLDALAVMLADETFHVGEPQIGMEIELNLVDDDMEPSMANAAVLDAIADPDYQTELGQFNIEINVDPRPLRGASIAELETDLRRSLNAADERARTSGSRLAMIGMLPTLDEEHFEHRWLSANPRYDLLNQQIFAARGEDIELKIGGVRLPGAAAAEDLDIVTDTILPEAACTSVQLHLQVAPDEFASYWNAAQALSGVQVALAANSPFFAGRALWHETRIPLFEQATDTRPQELKNQGVRPRVWFGERWITSIFDLFEENSRYFPALLPVCSEEDPKAALAEGKTPSLSELRMHNGTVYRWNRPIYDRSGDGHHIRLENRVLPAGPSVVDTLADAAFYYGTVRALADADRPLWSQMSFDAAEENVHSAARGGFDSMLYWPEVGWVSPQELVLRRLLPLADAGLAAYGVDAPVRDRYLGVIEARCLAKQSGSVWQRNAVVARERAGEKRDRALAGMLGDYVTLMNAGEPVHTWTN; from the coding sequence ATGGGCGAGGACGTCGAGCGCCGTAAGTTCACCAGGCAGGATCGGCACGAGTTCCGCCAGAAGGTCCAGGACTGTCTCGATGCCCTGGCGGTCATGTTGGCCGACGAGACCTTCCACGTCGGTGAACCGCAGATCGGCATGGAGATCGAGCTCAATCTCGTCGACGACGACATGGAGCCGTCGATGGCCAACGCCGCCGTGCTCGACGCCATCGCCGACCCCGACTATCAAACCGAGCTCGGACAGTTCAACATCGAGATCAACGTCGACCCTCGGCCACTGCGCGGTGCCTCCATCGCCGAGTTGGAGACGGACCTGCGCAGATCGCTGAATGCGGCGGACGAACGCGCCCGCACCTCCGGTAGCCGTCTGGCCATGATCGGCATGCTCCCGACTCTGGACGAGGAACACTTCGAGCACCGGTGGCTCTCGGCGAATCCACGCTACGACCTGCTCAATCAACAGATCTTCGCCGCGCGCGGTGAAGACATCGAACTGAAGATCGGTGGAGTGCGGCTGCCCGGTGCCGCTGCCGCCGAGGACCTCGACATCGTGACCGACACGATCCTGCCCGAGGCAGCCTGCACGTCGGTTCAGCTCCACCTGCAGGTGGCTCCGGACGAGTTCGCATCGTATTGGAATGCAGCGCAAGCTCTTTCGGGCGTACAGGTGGCGCTCGCCGCCAACTCGCCGTTCTTCGCCGGTCGCGCGCTGTGGCACGAGACTCGTATCCCGTTGTTCGAGCAGGCCACCGACACCAGGCCGCAGGAGCTCAAGAATCAGGGAGTCCGACCACGGGTGTGGTTCGGCGAACGGTGGATCACCTCGATCTTCGATCTGTTCGAGGAGAATTCGCGCTACTTCCCTGCGTTGCTTCCCGTCTGCAGCGAGGAGGACCCCAAAGCTGCGCTGGCCGAGGGCAAGACACCGTCACTGTCCGAACTGCGCATGCACAACGGAACCGTCTACCGGTGGAACCGACCGATCTACGACCGGTCCGGAGACGGCCACCACATTCGGCTCGAGAATCGTGTCCTCCCGGCCGGACCGTCGGTGGTGGACACCCTCGCCGACGCGGCGTTCTACTACGGAACCGTCCGCGCACTGGCCGATGCAGACCGCCCGCTGTGGTCCCAGATGTCGTTCGACGCGGCCGAGGAGAACGTGCACTCCGCCGCCCGCGGCGGGTTCGATTCGATGCTCTACTGGCCCGAGGTGGGCTGGGTGAGTCCGCAGGAACTGGTGCTGCGCCGGCTGCTGCCACTGGCCGACGCCGGACTGGCCGCGTACGGCGTCGACGCGCCGGTCCGCGACCGCTATCTCGGGGTGATCGAAGCGCGGTGCCTGGCCAAGCAGTCCGGCTCGGTGTGGCAGCGCAACGCCGTCGTCGCCCGTGAACGCGCCGGTGAGAAGCGCGATCGCGCCCTCGCCGGAATGCTCGGCGATTACGTCACCCTCATGAACGCCGGAGAACCCGTGCACACCTGGACGAACTGA
- a CDS encoding saccharopine dehydrogenase family protein — MNSPASDSTVGPDRTHDIVVYGVTGFVGKLTAKYLAEHAPADTRIALAGRSTARVEAARNELGSRAQQWSVLEADATDVASLEAMARSTRVVITTVGPYAKYGLELATACAEAGTDYVDLTGEVLFARESIDTNHEIAQRTGARIVHSCGFDSIPSDIGVHALYEAVTADNAGELTDTTLVVTSMSGGVSGGTIDSLRGQIEAMKKDKRARRIAARPYSLSPDRGLEPQLGRQLDTVLIDGKKIDPSLRGWKAPFVMASYNTRVVRRTNALRDWAYGKQFRYSEVMSVGSSFASPVLAGALSAGLFVGVSAMTVLPGKVLDRILPKPGTGPSEKAREKGHFTVDLYTLTTSGARYRARVKASGDPGYKATAVMLAESALALVHGGDALPKASGVLTPATAIGDVLVDRLNAAGMEIWAERN; from the coding sequence ATGAACTCGCCAGCATCCGACTCGACCGTCGGCCCCGATCGCACTCACGACATCGTCGTCTACGGCGTCACCGGCTTCGTCGGGAAACTGACGGCGAAATACCTCGCCGAGCATGCACCGGCCGACACCCGGATCGCCCTCGCCGGGCGCTCGACGGCGCGGGTGGAGGCCGCCAGGAACGAACTGGGCTCGAGGGCTCAGCAGTGGTCCGTTCTCGAGGCCGACGCCACCGACGTCGCATCGCTCGAGGCCATGGCCCGATCGACCCGAGTCGTCATCACCACGGTCGGCCCCTACGCCAAGTACGGCCTGGAATTGGCGACGGCGTGCGCCGAGGCCGGGACGGACTACGTCGACCTCACCGGCGAGGTGCTGTTCGCTCGCGAGAGCATCGACACCAATCACGAGATCGCTCAGCGCACCGGGGCCCGCATCGTCCACTCGTGCGGCTTCGATTCCATCCCGTCCGACATCGGCGTACACGCCCTGTACGAGGCCGTGACCGCGGACAACGCCGGGGAGCTGACCGACACGACCCTGGTGGTCACGTCGATGTCCGGTGGGGTCAGCGGTGGCACCATCGACTCGCTGCGTGGGCAGATCGAGGCGATGAAGAAGGACAAGCGGGCCCGACGCATCGCCGCGCGGCCGTACTCGCTCAGCCCCGATCGCGGCCTCGAGCCGCAGCTCGGTCGCCAACTCGACACCGTGCTGATCGACGGCAAGAAGATCGACCCGAGCCTGCGCGGTTGGAAAGCACCGTTCGTGATGGCCTCGTACAACACACGAGTCGTCCGGCGGACCAACGCACTTCGCGACTGGGCATACGGAAAGCAGTTCCGCTACAGCGAGGTGATGAGTGTCGGCTCGTCGTTCGCCAGCCCCGTCCTCGCCGGTGCTCTGTCGGCTGGGCTTTTCGTCGGCGTGTCCGCGATGACCGTGCTTCCGGGCAAGGTGCTCGATCGCATTCTGCCCAAGCCGGGCACCGGCCCCAGTGAAAAAGCGCGCGAGAAGGGACATTTCACGGTCGACCTGTACACCCTCACCACATCGGGGGCTCGCTACCGGGCCCGGGTCAAGGCCTCGGGAGATCCCGGCTACAAGGCCACCGCAGTCATGCTGGCCGAGTCGGCACTCGCACTCGTGCACGGCGGTGACGCCCTGCCGAAGGCCAGCGGAGTCCTCACTCCGGCCACTGCGATCGGCGACGTCCTCGTGGACCGTCTCAATGCTGCCGGTATGGAGATCTGGGCCGAACGGAACTGA
- the proP gene encoding glycine betaine/L-proline transporter ProP has translation MTSVPSLEPGREQATWGRRHVQHLRRVAFSKRMRTKPALSEGSITVVDQPMLKRAVSAAALGNTMEWFDFGVYGYLAATLGKVFYPDATPAVQLISTFATFAAAFVVRPLGGLFFGPLGDRIGRQKVLAATMIMMAIGTLAVGLIPSYATIGIWAPILLLVARLVQGFSTGGEYGGATTFIAEYSPDKRRGFLGSWLDFGTFVGYAMGSGLVTILNAVLGDATMIEWGWRIPFFVAGPMGLIGLYLRLKLEDTPAFRKQLDEHDNKVKAQESGRRAIGKIFTDHWRALLICMGIVLLYNVTNYMVTSYLPTYFTEVVGRSQLSADLLVLSAMVVVVSVIVGVGRLTDRIGRKPVFVFGAVGQIVLAVPCFLLLRSSGWLGPLIACLLLGLVLVCFAAPSASTLPALFPTRIRYAALSIGFNLSVSIFGGTTPLVTSALVSSTGSPMIPAYYLVVSGLVGLVAVGFLRESATQPLEGSPPQVDSTEEAKELYSEVSSASARS, from the coding sequence ATGACATCAGTGCCCAGTCTCGAACCCGGCCGAGAGCAGGCCACATGGGGACGCCGCCACGTCCAGCATCTTCGCCGCGTTGCGTTCTCGAAACGGATGCGCACGAAGCCGGCGCTCTCGGAGGGGAGCATCACTGTGGTCGATCAGCCGATGCTCAAGCGCGCCGTCTCGGCAGCTGCTCTCGGCAACACGATGGAGTGGTTCGACTTCGGTGTGTACGGCTATCTGGCGGCAACGTTGGGCAAGGTGTTCTATCCCGATGCCACGCCTGCGGTGCAACTCATCTCGACGTTCGCCACGTTCGCGGCAGCGTTCGTCGTTCGTCCGCTCGGCGGCCTGTTCTTCGGGCCGCTCGGTGACCGGATCGGTCGGCAGAAGGTATTGGCCGCCACCATGATCATGATGGCGATCGGCACTCTGGCTGTCGGCCTCATCCCCAGTTACGCGACCATCGGCATCTGGGCACCGATTCTGCTGCTCGTCGCCCGCTTGGTCCAGGGCTTCTCCACCGGTGGTGAATACGGCGGTGCAACGACGTTCATCGCAGAATATTCACCCGACAAGCGGCGCGGGTTCCTCGGAAGTTGGCTCGACTTCGGCACCTTCGTCGGCTACGCGATGGGCTCGGGCCTGGTGACGATCCTCAACGCGGTGTTGGGCGACGCCACCATGATCGAATGGGGTTGGCGCATACCGTTCTTCGTCGCGGGTCCGATGGGGCTGATCGGGCTGTACCTGCGGCTCAAGCTGGAAGACACGCCCGCGTTCCGCAAGCAACTCGACGAACACGACAACAAGGTCAAGGCGCAGGAGAGCGGCCGGAGGGCGATCGGGAAGATCTTCACCGATCATTGGCGAGCGCTGTTGATCTGCATGGGAATCGTGTTGTTGTACAACGTGACCAACTACATGGTGACGTCGTATCTACCCACGTACTTCACCGAGGTCGTCGGTCGAAGTCAGCTCAGTGCGGACTTGCTCGTCCTGTCGGCGATGGTCGTCGTGGTGAGCGTCATCGTGGGTGTCGGCAGGCTCACCGACCGAATCGGCCGCAAACCGGTGTTCGTCTTCGGTGCCGTCGGGCAGATCGTTCTCGCCGTGCCCTGCTTCTTGCTCCTGCGCAGTAGCGGGTGGTTGGGTCCGCTGATCGCGTGCTTGCTCCTCGGCCTCGTTCTGGTCTGTTTCGCGGCGCCGAGCGCATCGACGCTACCGGCCCTGTTTCCCACCCGGATTCGTTACGCGGCGCTGTCGATCGGCTTCAACCTGTCCGTGTCGATCTTCGGGGGTACGACGCCGTTGGTGACCTCGGCGTTGGTCAGCTCGACCGGTAGCCCGATGATCCCTGCGTACTACCTCGTCGTGAGCGGTCTCGTCGGCCTCGTCGCCGTCGGATTCCTGCGCGAGTCCGCCACCCAACCTCTGGAAGGCTCACCGCCACAGGTCGACTCGACCGAGGAAGCCAAGGAGCTCTATTCCGAGGTCTCCTCGGCCTCCGCGCGGTCGTAG
- a CDS encoding OsmC family protein: protein MPNHDYGLTLNWTGNRGAGTTGAAAYDRDHIVSAPGKPDLHASSDPSFRGNPERWNPEEMLVASLSSCHMLWYLGLAAASGVVVTEYTDSPTGVMTEQSDGSGQFVEVTLAPVVTVVDPSMVPRAEKLHASASSKCFIARSVNFPVRHTPTTEVAS, encoded by the coding sequence GTGCCGAACCACGATTACGGACTCACGCTGAACTGGACGGGCAACCGCGGTGCCGGGACCACCGGTGCCGCAGCCTACGACCGCGATCACATCGTGTCGGCGCCCGGGAAACCCGACCTCCACGCGAGCTCCGATCCGAGCTTCCGCGGCAATCCCGAACGCTGGAATCCCGAGGAGATGCTCGTCGCCTCGCTGTCCAGTTGCCACATGCTCTGGTACCTCGGACTCGCGGCCGCATCCGGAGTGGTGGTCACCGAATACACCGACTCCCCCACCGGAGTGATGACCGAGCAATCCGATGGTTCGGGTCAGTTCGTCGAGGTCACCCTGGCTCCGGTCGTGACCGTTGTCGACCCGTCGATGGTGCCGCGCGCCGAGAAACTGCACGCGTCCGCGTCGTCGAAGTGCTTCATCGCGCGATCGGTCAACTTCCCGGTGCGGCACACCCCGACGACCGAGGTCGCATCGTGA
- a CDS encoding nucleoside hydrolase, giving the protein MIVDVDTGIDDSLALLYLLASEDAEILGIASTAGNVPVNQVAANNLAWLDLCRAGDVEVSLGAQVPLVAPLMTTEDTHGPQGIGYAELPVSTRSLSDRDATTMWVELVRSRPSEITGLVTGPLTNLALAIRRDPELPRLLKRLVLMGGAFQHQGNTTPTTEWNIAVDPEAAAEVFAAFSGLPPERHPIVCALDITETIEMTPDHIRRLAARARSLPPEVILPDDAPGVRSTASNPIVRHFSDAVRFYMEFHRDHDQGFLAHMHDPFAAAVALDADIATYRHATVDVELVGTLTRGTTVADWRGMWGKAPNAAIAIHTDPEAFFDRLIERVGALADRLYPALPAAGADSGVERVE; this is encoded by the coding sequence ATGATCGTCGACGTCGACACCGGAATCGACGATTCTCTCGCCTTGCTGTACCTGCTGGCCAGCGAGGATGCCGAGATCCTCGGTATCGCATCCACCGCGGGCAATGTGCCGGTGAACCAGGTTGCCGCGAACAATCTCGCCTGGCTCGACCTGTGCCGCGCGGGTGATGTCGAGGTCTCGCTCGGCGCACAGGTACCGCTCGTGGCGCCGCTGATGACCACCGAGGACACCCACGGCCCGCAAGGCATCGGGTACGCGGAGCTTCCGGTGTCCACTCGGTCGCTGTCCGACCGGGACGCCACCACGATGTGGGTGGAGCTGGTTCGTTCGCGACCGAGTGAGATCACCGGACTGGTCACCGGTCCGCTGACCAATCTCGCTCTGGCGATCCGTCGGGATCCCGAGCTACCTCGACTGCTGAAGCGACTGGTGTTGATGGGCGGCGCATTTCAGCACCAGGGCAACACGACACCGACCACCGAATGGAACATCGCCGTCGACCCCGAGGCCGCAGCGGAAGTGTTCGCGGCCTTCTCCGGACTACCGCCGGAACGACATCCCATCGTCTGCGCGCTCGACATCACCGAGACCATCGAAATGACCCCCGATCACATCCGACGGCTGGCAGCGCGAGCTCGGAGCCTCCCGCCCGAGGTGATCTTGCCCGACGACGCGCCGGGTGTTCGATCGACGGCGTCGAACCCGATCGTGCGGCACTTCTCCGATGCGGTGCGGTTCTACATGGAATTCCATCGCGATCACGATCAGGGATTCTTGGCGCACATGCACGACCCCTTCGCGGCGGCCGTCGCACTGGATGCCGATATCGCCACCTACCGTCATGCGACCGTCGACGTCGAACTCGTCGGAACCCTCACGCGCGGAACGACGGTCGCGGACTGGCGCGGTATGTGGGGCAAGGCCCCCAATGCGGCGATCGCAATACACACCGATCCCGAGGCATTCTTCGATCGACTCATCGAACGCGTCGGAGCTCTTGCCGACCGGCTCTATCCCGCGCTCCCGGCCGCCGGGGCAGATTCAGGAGTCGAACGCGTCGAGTAG
- the meaB gene encoding methylmalonyl Co-A mutase-associated GTPase MeaB encodes MGSPNDKTGSPTGAPSPRGRTIDIDAVADSVRANERSGLARAITLVESTRSDHRDLAQQLLLRVLPDAGGSHRVGITGVPGVGKSTFIDALGMRLIEKGHRVAVLAVDPSSTRTGGSILGDKTRMSRLAVQENAYIRPSPTSGTLGGVARATRETIVLLEAAGFDVILVETVGVGQSEVTVANMVDCFTFLTLARTGDQLQGIKKGVLELADLVAVNKADGKHAIDAKNAARELAGALRLIYPHDAIWKPPVLTMSAIEGTGLDEYWDTVLRHRQVLSDAGEFAEKRRKQQVDWTWTMVNDQLLRRLAQNPSVKAIRGDVEARVRDGSLTAALAAQELLDAFDS; translated from the coding sequence ATGGGTTCTCCGAACGACAAGACGGGTTCTCCGACCGGTGCACCGTCGCCGAGAGGCCGAACCATCGATATCGACGCGGTGGCCGATTCGGTCCGTGCGAACGAGCGTTCCGGGCTGGCGCGTGCCATCACGCTGGTCGAGTCCACTCGCTCGGATCATCGTGATCTGGCTCAGCAGTTGCTTCTTCGGGTTCTGCCCGATGCGGGTGGTTCCCATCGCGTCGGTATCACCGGCGTGCCGGGGGTCGGCAAGTCGACCTTCATCGACGCGCTGGGGATGCGCTTGATCGAGAAGGGGCACCGGGTCGCGGTGCTCGCCGTCGATCCGTCGTCGACGCGTACCGGTGGTTCGATCCTGGGTGACAAGACCCGGATGTCGCGTCTCGCGGTGCAGGAGAACGCATACATTCGGCCGTCTCCGACCTCGGGAACCCTGGGTGGTGTCGCACGTGCGACGAGGGAGACGATCGTGCTCCTCGAAGCGGCAGGCTTCGACGTCATTCTGGTGGAGACGGTGGGCGTCGGGCAGTCCGAGGTGACGGTCGCGAACATGGTCGACTGCTTCACGTTCCTGACGCTCGCGCGTACCGGAGATCAGTTGCAGGGCATCAAGAAGGGCGTTCTCGAACTCGCCGATCTGGTTGCCGTCAACAAGGCCGACGGCAAGCACGCGATCGACGCGAAGAACGCGGCGCGGGAATTGGCGGGCGCGCTGCGGCTGATCTATCCGCACGATGCGATCTGGAAGCCCCCGGTGTTGACCATGAGCGCCATCGAGGGCACCGGACTCGACGAGTACTGGGACACCGTGCTGCGCCATCGGCAAGTGCTCAGTGACGCAGGCGAATTCGCGGAGAAGCGTCGCAAGCAGCAGGTCGATTGGACGTGGACGATGGTCAACGACCAACTGCTGCGCCGGCTGGCGCAGAACCCATCGGTCAAGGCCATCCGCGGCGACGTCGAAGCCCGGGTACGCGACGGTTCTCTGACGGCCGCGCTGGCCGCCCAGGAGCTACTCGACGCGTTCGACTCCTGA
- the scpA gene encoding methylmalonyl-CoA mutase codes for MTTDENRISHTIGSFADVPLVDPDGPTPTPPSAQDVDAHVRQGAKANFYTPEQVVWSTPEGIDVKPVFTEADRAAAEAEGYPLHSYPGAPPFLRGPYPTMYVNQPWTIRQYAGFSTAAESNAFYRRNLAAGQKGLSVAFDLATHRGYDSDHPRVQGDVGMAGVAIDSIYDMRQLFDGIDLGSVSVSMTMNGAVLPILALYVAAAEEQGVGPEKLAGTIQNDILKEFMVRNTYIYPPKPSMRIISDIFAYTSEKMPKYNSISISGYHIQEAGATADLELAYTLADGVEYIRAGLDAGMDIDTFAPRLSFFWAIGMNFFMEVAKLRAGRLLWAELVQQFEPKSAKSRSLRTHSQTSGWSLTAQDVFNNVARTCVEAMAATQGHTQSLHTNALDEALALPTDFSARIARNTQLLIAQESNTVRPIDPWGGSHYVEWLTHQLANRARAHIAEVEEAGGMAQAIGEGIPKLRIEEAAARTQARIDSGRQPLVGVNKYVPDEPDTIEVLKVENSKVRREQIEKLERLRAERDAAEVEAALANLTRAAASDQPGMENNLLALAIDAARKMATVGEISDALEKVYGRHQAEIRTISGVYRDEAGKSENITRATALVEQFAEDEGRRPRVLVCKMGQDGHDRGQKVIATAFADIGFDVDVGPLFQTPEEVARQAADNDVHVVGVSSLAAGHLTLVPALRQALAEVGREDIMIVVGGVIPPGDFDELYAAGAAAIFPPGTVIADAAIGLVEKLSVALGHAPREANA; via the coding sequence GTGACGACCGACGAGAACCGAATCTCGCACACCATCGGCAGTTTCGCCGACGTGCCACTGGTCGACCCCGACGGGCCGACGCCGACGCCGCCGTCGGCCCAGGACGTCGACGCTCATGTACGGCAGGGCGCGAAGGCCAACTTCTACACGCCCGAGCAGGTGGTGTGGTCCACCCCCGAGGGCATCGACGTCAAGCCGGTGTTCACCGAGGCAGACCGTGCAGCCGCCGAGGCCGAGGGCTACCCGCTGCACAGCTACCCGGGTGCTCCGCCGTTTCTCCGCGGGCCGTACCCGACGATGTACGTCAACCAGCCGTGGACCATCCGCCAGTACGCAGGTTTCTCCACGGCGGCGGAGTCCAACGCGTTCTACCGCCGTAACCTGGCGGCCGGCCAGAAGGGTCTGTCGGTCGCGTTCGACCTGGCCACCCACCGCGGCTACGACTCCGATCACCCGCGGGTGCAGGGTGACGTCGGAATGGCAGGCGTCGCCATCGATTCCATCTACGACATGCGGCAACTGTTCGACGGCATCGATCTGGGCAGCGTGTCGGTCTCGATGACCATGAACGGCGCTGTGCTGCCGATCCTGGCGCTGTACGTCGCGGCCGCCGAGGAGCAGGGCGTCGGGCCGGAGAAACTCGCCGGCACCATCCAGAACGACATTCTCAAAGAGTTCATGGTGCGCAACACCTACATCTATCCGCCGAAACCGTCGATGCGCATCATCTCGGACATCTTCGCGTACACCAGCGAGAAGATGCCCAAGTACAACTCGATCTCCATCTCCGGCTACCACATCCAAGAAGCCGGAGCCACAGCCGATCTCGAACTCGCCTACACCCTCGCGGACGGTGTCGAGTACATCCGGGCCGGTCTGGATGCAGGCATGGACATCGATACCTTCGCACCGCGACTGTCGTTCTTCTGGGCCATCGGAATGAACTTCTTCATGGAGGTCGCCAAGCTGCGTGCCGGGCGTCTGCTGTGGGCCGAGCTCGTGCAGCAGTTCGAGCCCAAGAGCGCCAAATCCCGTTCGCTGCGCACTCATTCGCAGACCTCGGGCTGGTCCTTGACGGCACAGGACGTGTTCAACAACGTTGCCCGCACCTGTGTGGAGGCAATGGCGGCCACCCAGGGCCACACCCAGTCGCTGCACACCAACGCCCTCGACGAGGCACTCGCCCTGCCGACGGACTTCTCGGCGCGCATCGCCCGCAACACCCAGCTGCTCATCGCGCAGGAGTCCAACACCGTGCGCCCGATCGATCCGTGGGGCGGCTCGCATTACGTCGAATGGCTCACCCACCAGCTCGCGAATCGGGCTCGGGCACACATCGCCGAGGTCGAGGAAGCAGGCGGCATGGCTCAGGCCATCGGCGAGGGCATCCCCAAGTTGCGCATCGAGGAGGCTGCGGCCCGCACCCAGGCGCGGATCGACTCCGGCCGTCAGCCCCTGGTGGGCGTCAACAAGTACGTGCCCGACGAGCCCGACACCATCGAGGTGCTCAAGGTCGAGAACTCCAAGGTTCGGCGCGAGCAGATCGAGAAGCTCGAGCGGCTGCGGGCCGAACGGGACGCCGCCGAGGTCGAGGCAGCCCTGGCGAACCTGACGAGAGCGGCGGCCTCGGACCAGCCGGGGATGGAGAACAACCTGCTGGCTCTCGCCATCGACGCGGCACGCAAGATGGCCACCGTCGGCGAGATCTCCGATGCACTGGAGAAGGTCTACGGGCGCCATCAGGCCGAAATCCGGACAATCAGTGGTGTGTACCGCGACGAGGCAGGCAAATCCGAGAACATCACCCGCGCCACCGCGCTGGTCGAGCAGTTCGCCGAGGACGAGGGCCGTCGGCCTCGCGTCCTGGTGTGCAAGATGGGGCAGGACGGGCACGATCGAGGTCAGAAGGTCATTGCCACGGCGTTCGCGGACATCGGCTTCGACGTCGACGTCGGCCCGCTGTTCCAGACCCCCGAGGAGGTGGCCCGGCAGGCCGCCGACAACGACGTTCACGTCGTCGGGGTGTCGTCGCTGGCCGCAGGCCATCTGACGCTGGTGCCCGCCTTGCGACAGGCCTTGGCCGAAGTCGGCCGTGAGGACATCATGATCGTCGTCGGTGGCGTCATCCCGCCCGGCGATTTCGACGAGCTCTACGCGGCGGGCGCTGCGGCGATCTTCCCTCCGGGCACCGTCATCGCCGACGCGGCGATCGGGCTGGTGGAGAAGCTGTCCGTTGCGCTGGGGCACGCACCACGCGAGGCCAACGCCTGA